The Rhizobium leguminosarum region AACCACTGGTCTCGGCTGGGATGGTGGCCAAGACGCTGGACGTGACGCCGCAGGCGGCGCGGCGGATTGTTTTGGAGCTGGGCTTGCGCGAGATGACGGGGAGGGGGAGGTTTCGGGCGTGGGGTGTCCTCTAGCTGCAAAGTTTGTAACACGGGGAGCGAACAATTTCAGGTAGTCGTATTCTTGTGAAACAATGCCGAAATACAGTATTCTCGCGACGGGCAGAAATCGTAGGGGATGGGGTATGGCGGGGCTAAGCGCATTAAATTTCGTGAATGTTGGACCAAAGGGAACGTTTCGGGAAAGCGGCGCTCTGAAAACCCGCCCCGGCGATATCGATGCCATATTTTTTCATCTGTCGACGTCCAGGACCAAAAAGCTGGTGATCCACTTTCACGGCGGTCTTGTTCCTGAGGCAGCAGGAGCCGCCACGGCCCTCAAGATGGCGAAGGTCTATTCCGAGGCAGGGGCGCATCCGGTCACTTTTATCTGGGAAACCGGATTGGTCGAGACGATTACGCGCAATGTGACCCACATAGGGGACACGCAACTTTTTCAGACCCTGTTGAAGTATTTGCTGAAGCAACTGGCCAAGCGCCTTGGCGTCGATCTTGGCGGCAGGGGCGCACCTGGGGAAATCAGCGATCAGGACATCGAACGTCGGTTGCGCAATGACGATCCCTTCGGCGAAGACGAGGCCACCGTTCGCACCAGATCCGAGGCGTTAAGCGAGGCAGAACTGCAGCATCTTCAAACGGACATGGAGTTTGATCTCCAGCTGGAACTCGAGGCTGACAATGTTTTGGCGGACACCGCAGCCGCGCCCGAAACTGAAAAGCAGGTGATGAAGCCTGAACTGCGCGACAACCTTGCCGAGGACGGCGGCAGGGGTTTCTCCATTGCAGCGATTGCAGCGCTCCTGGCAAAGGTTGCTGTACAGGTCATCCGGCGGTTCATGAAGGGGAGGGATCACGGTCTTTACACGACGGTCGTCGAGGAGATCCTGCGTGCGCTTTATCTGGCAGATTTCGGCGCCTGGACGTGGAGTGGCATGAAAAACGTGTCAGCCGCGATGTGGCTGCCGAACGCGGGACCTCTGGGAGACGACTCCTATCCCGGCAGCTATTTCATACAGAAGCTATCCGCCTATCAGCAGGCCAATCCCGATCTCGTCGTTGACGTTGTGGGCCATAGCGCCGGCTCAATCGCCATATGCAATCTGTTTGCCGCCCTTCATCGCCAGAAGATTGCATTGCGTATCCGCAATGTTGTTTTTCTGGCACCGGCCTGCCTGACGCGATTGATGCATTCTGAGATCGTCAGTCAGCCAACGCGCTTTGAAAACTTCCGTGTCTTCACAATGACAGATCCCAATGAGCAGGCCGATCAACTGGTTCCGAAGTTCTACAACAAGTCGCTCCTTTACTTCATCTCGGGTGTGCTTGAAGACGAGCCCGACGCACCCATTGCCGGCATGCAGCGTTTCTGGAGCGGGAAGACACCCTTCATCGATGACTATCTGCTGGACTCCACCACCTGGCTCTCGGAGAAGGCTGCCCGCCGGACGGTGCTTTCGATCAATGCGGAGGGAGATGACGGTTTTCTGAGTTCGGCCGTGCACCATGGAGATTTTGACGACGATCTCCTGACGCAAGCAAGCCTACGCGCCATCGTGGGTGCTTGAGGGGTCGAGATGGCAGTTCACGCCCAAGATTTCGCCCTGGTGGTCGGCCTCAATCACTACCCGTACTACAGCGACGGGAAGGACCTGAAAGGGGCTATTGACGATGCTTCGAAGTTCGCGGACTGGCTGAAGGATCAGCACAGCGGCGGCGGTCTTCCTCCAGCCAACTGCAAGCTCGTCGTCTCGACGAACAACCCGCTTACCCCCGACGTCGGGCAGATCGAACAGGCTCTCCTCGAAATCTGGCGCGACGCGACCGCGATTGGCGGTGGGCGACGTTTCTATCTGTTTTTTAGTGGCCATGGCCACTCGTTCGATCCTGCCGAAGAGCAACTGCCAGACGTTGCGCTTTGCCTACCACTCTGGTCGCGCGAGCTTCCCAACAAGTCGATCAGCGCAAACCATCTGCGCGGGTGGGTCCAGCGCTGCATGCCGTTCGGAGAAATTGTCATGTTTTTCGACTGCTGCCGTTCCCGGATGCTGAAATCGCGCGCTCAAAACACGGCGGGAGGATGTGCTGTAGCGCGGCCGGGTTTCGACAACATCAAGATACTCAGCATCTTCGCCGCGGAGCATGAGCAAAAAGCCTTCGAAAGCCCGCAAAGCGATGATGTGGACGCTCGCGGCTACTTCACCACCGCGCTTCTGGCCGGATTGAAAGGTGCGGCTGCGCCGACCGGTGGAGACATAACCCACCTAGCTCTTTGGGACTATCTGAAGGCCGAGGTCCCAAGGCTTGCGAAACAAGATGGGCGTCAGCAGGAACCAAGGCTTGGATTGCAGTTGCCAGCCGACGAACTGCTTTTCGGTACTCACCTCCCGTCAGTTCCGGTTGGCGGCGAAGTTGCCGCACCTGCAAATTTCGAAATCAGGTTCAATGAGTGGAGGGCCGGCACTGTTCGGTTGCTCGACACCGACGGCAATGTCGTTCGCCAGGACGTGGTATCAAGCGGGCCTTGGCCGGTGACAGTCAGGTACGAGCTTCATCTCCTCGAGGACATTCAAACCGGCGAAACGATGTCGTTCAATTTCCGGCCTGGAATGGAGGGAAAGCATGTCACCTTCTGAGCAGGCAGAATACCCGTTTGCCATAACGGCAATGCGGCCCGATGAGAGCCATTGGGATCTCGACTGCGAGATCACGATCTTCGACGGCCGCAACAGGATACAGGCGACTGGAAACGGGTACGTAGAGCGTGATCTGCCACGCGGCCTTTATGTTGTCCGGTTGGCGACAGCCGGCGCAATGACCGAAACGGTGATTTCCCATGACGGGCCCACGGAGCGAAAAATAGAGGGCCCAAAACGAAGTTCGGCACTGCCGGCCACGGACGCAAAGGATAATCACGAATATTATAGCGGTCCAGCGACGCATTTCAGCCTGGTATCGACGGCCCACGCACCACAATCGACGGCCGGTACCTGCCGAATGATGATCATGTTCCGCGCGCGTGAGGAAAGCGAGCGCATCGCTTTGGGGAGCATTCACCTCGGGTCTCTTCAGACAGCTGACGGAGAGACGATCACCAGTTTCGGCGATGCCGATTTGGCAAAAGATGAAGCCGCTGGCTGGGCGATCTTTTCAACCTGTCTCAAGCCCGGAGCCTATCTTCTCACCAACGAGGAGGAGAATGACCAGATCGTAATGCCCATTCATCTTTTCGAGGGTTGGGATAGCTTGGTTTTCCTTCCTGTCGACAAGCGCGTGCATTTGGCGCGGGCCAGTCTTGATATCGTGGCTCATGGTTCGGGATTTGATCCTGCCGATGGATTCAGTCAGAAAATTGATGCCGCCGTTAAGATGCTTGGCAAGCGGTTTGGTGACATCCCGCAGGAGGTAAGGGCTGCCGCAATCCACGGCAAATTCCAGCATCCGCTGGCGGGTATCATCGGCGCCTGTGCACATTTTCTCAGCAAAGATCGGGACGCGCACCTGGAGGCGACGATGATACGCAACCTGTGGGCACTCATGCCGGGATCGCCCGACGTTATAGCCCTGCTATTTCTTTCTTGGCGGGGAAGAGAGGTGGAGCAACCCAGGGACTTCAATGCATTGTTGAAAAAAGCCGAGACAGCGTTTGGACAAAGCATTGCAGGCTTTTTACCGCTCTCCACACCGCCGATATTGCGGCCGTCTTTGGATGCAATCATTGCCCAAAGCCAAGTCGTTCCCTATCTGATCGCCGCAAACTCCTGGCTTGAAACGGCTTCCATCAGCGACTATGCGGCAGGCCCGTGGGCGATATTCGACGGAAGCCCGATGGTCTCGCTGATCATGTCGATGCAACCGGGAACGCGTAACCCGCTCAGTCACCAAAAGCTCTATCCGATTGTCAAAGGCGTGTTCTCCCAGACACTGGAGCTTGCCCGTCGAGCGGACTGGGAAATCAGCAAGAACGCCACCATCAAGTCAATTGCGAACACCCCGCTAGCACGCGAACTCGGCCGCACCGAATTGGGGGCAAAGTTGCAAGAATTGCAGATCCAGTTCTTCCCGGATCTCATAGCTGCCGACGATACGGTCGCGGACGTCGTCTCCAAGATCAGAGACCAGAGCGAAACGATAATGCGCATTGGCGTAAGCTCGAGCGTTCCCCGATGGCTGCTGGATATGGCGAGGGATATTCTCAGCGAAGATGATATCGACACAATGGCGCGAGATCTTGCAAGCCGCGCTCAAGTTCCGCTGCGCGTCGCAGCTGCGGCCCTGCAACTTGCTCAGGCGTCTGATAAACGCGCGCCGAACACGGATCCGCCGACGTTGCCACGCCTACCTGTGCCGTGACCAAGCCCGTTTGCCTTTCTTCGGTCCTCTACCGAGTCAGAAAGGTAAGCTGCCTGGCCTTCAATCGAAAGCGTGGCGGTCTCGTTCAGACCGGTTCGCCTGTGTCCTGGGGGAGGGGGTCCCCCGGCTTAAGCGTCCATACCATGTGCGTTTTGTCTCCAACCTCTGCCAACACCTTTTCTACATCGACTGGAGATAGGTGCTGGGTCACTGAGGAGGTGGGATGAAATTCCGGCGTAAAGCTCCTGACAAGTCGGGATTCCTCGAAGAAGTGATGGGCGGCACCCGGTAGCATCTCCATCGGCATTGGAATTTCGGCACTTGGATTGTGGTAGACGTTGAGCCCTTCGATCCAGGTTTCCTCATAACCGTCCGCATTCACAATGACCCGGAATATTTTTGGCAGGGTTGCGTTGGGGTTATGGTCGACCATACGGCCCTCTCGGATCGCAAGCACCTGTCCGGAACCGAATTTTCCCAGGATTCCGAGACGGTTAAATTTTGCGATCGTGCCCGCGTTGGTCGAGATGACCGCACTGACGTGCCGGGAGTCAGGCAGTCGAAAAAAGCCGGAGGGGACCGGAGTCTTGTCTCCCCACTGGTGTGTTTCGACCCGCACCGGCGAGATGATCAATTTGCCCTCGCTGTCGAGAGCGGCGGGGTATTCATAACCCCACAGATACCGTTCCAATGCAGATTGTGACCGCACCATCGACATGGAGGAGGAGAAATCGGCAATGGCAAGGACGAATGGCTTGCCGTTGACATGGGAGTGTTCCCAGTATTTCTTTTTAAGCTTCGAATACAACGCGCTGCCGAACTTGATCGGCATGTAGTCCTTCAAAAACCGGTTCAATTCTTCGGGCGTATCGGTGGGCGGTGGAGGTACGATGGTCCCATTCCTGGTGGTGGGACCAACCGTTACCGCTTCGACATACAGTTCACCGAACAAGCCGGCAGCGCAAAAATCGGGGACGTTCTTCTCGCGGCTTAGCACGAATCCCGCCTCGATCAGCATGGCATAGAGATAGAGCTCCCAGATGCGCTGGTCGAAACCCGTCGTCTGAAACTGTTCGATGAAATTGCCATCTGCATCCTCATACCAGCGCATCATCGGCTCGATAATATTCCGCGCGGGCGAGTATCCCTCGTTGGTTGAGAGCTGAACGAACGATGGATGCAGCCTTCCTTCGTCGTGGAGACGGCTGAAGAAATCGACTGGCTGACCTTTTTCATCGCCTTGATAGTGGTCTTCCGCCAGCGCCTGCGCGGCGCTGCGCATAGCGGCGAAAAGTTCTTCCCTCGCCGCTTCAGGGGTGGGAGAAAAATCCGTTACGTGGACCCCGCGGAAGCACAGTTTCCGGTCCCTCGCCATCACGATACCGCCGAAATCCTGATCCTCGAGGTCCTGGGTCGCGATGCCGATGACATTGCCGCCCTCTGCTTCGAAAAATTCCAGCTCCTCCAACATAAGCGGTGTCCGAGGGTGGCGGGCATAGCCTCCCAAGGCATTGAAGCGTGTGATGGAGATAGGTTTGATTTGCAGCTCGCTCATGATCTATCCTTGCACAGAATTCCTGACTGGGTCCGCGCAACCCCGAGCAGCGAAACCGCCAGCAAAATCAATCGGGACAGTAGAAAAATGAGGAATCTTTAAATTGCTGATGCTACTGCTGATGGCAACGGCAGCATAGGAGGTAGGCGTGGTCGGTGTGCAGCAACATTTGCCAATTTTTGATGTCGAACTCGACCGCAACAATCCTCGCATCCGTCGGTTTGTTGAGGGCTTCGAAGGCGAGCTGACCGACGACAATATTCAGCTGGCCCTCGATATCGGGGGAGACGACGGGGACAGTGGCAAAGGTGTCACGAGTGCCGACAAGCTGCGGAATTCAATTCTCGCGAATCGCGGGATAATGCAGCCGATCATCGTCTGTCGCAACGAAGCGGGCCGATATCTTTGTATCGAAGGAAATACGCGCCTGTTCATATATCGCCAGTTCCACGAAAATGGAGTTGCCGGGGACTGGTCGACTATACCCGCAATCGTTCACGAGACACTCGCCGGCGACGGCATTGATGCGATCAGGCTTCAGGCACATCTGGTAGGGCCACGCGCGTGGGACGCCTATTCGAAGGCCAAATATCAGTGGGAGCTTCACTTCAAGCACCTGATGCCCCTGGATCGGTTGGTCGACTTGTGTGGCGGGGACCGGCGCGATGTTCAGAAGTCGATCAACGCATATGCGGACATGGAAAATCACTTTCGCAAGCTTCACCAACCGGGCGAATTCTATAACACTCAACGATACTCCGGTTTTGTTGAACTTCAGAACACGAAGGTGAAAACGGCCATTTTTCGGGCGGGCTTTTCGCTCGACGACTTCGCCTCCTGGCTGAAGGAGAAGAAGATCGATGGTCTGATCGCCATTCGCCAGCTTCCGCTCGTCCTCGGAGACAAGAATGCCCGGGCGATATTCCTGAAGAAGGATATCAAGGCGGCTCTCGACGCCATCGAACGACCCGACATCGGTGCCGACCTACGCGCGGCCAGTCTTAGCCAGTTGGCACGAGCAATTACCGAGAAAGCAGAAAAGATCCCGTTCATCGAGATCCAGCGTCTGCGCCAGAATCCAGATGACGATGTCGTGCGGTACGTGCTGGATGCCCTGGACGCGCTGCAGAATCTGGCTGGAGAGTTCCAGCAGCGGAGGGATGATGTCGGGTGAGACGAGCGCGCATACGCTCCTCGTTGAGCGGCTAATATCCTACGTCCGCGCACGGCATTGCCCGCCGCGCGGCCTGCTTGTCCTCGCCGACCATCATACTTTCGGCAACAATCGTCCTCCGCAGATAGCGGGATACATGCCAGATCTGTTCGCCAGCGACTTGCCAGCGACTTTCGAAGTTATTGGCGAAGCGAAAACGATGGCCGACCTCGAGACCGGTCGCTCTCATCGCCAGATATCAGCGTTCCTCGACTATCTGTCGGTTCGCCAGGGCTCGAGCTTCTATCTGGTTGTTCCACCGTTTCAGCGACGCCGTTCAGCCGCGATTGTTGATGGATTGCGCACGCCCGCTCACAGCGGCATAGCCGTTGAGGTGATCGATGGTCTCTGAAATCTCCACGCGTCTGAAACGGAACCCGTCGCTGAACCTTGGTTTGC contains the following coding sequences:
- a CDS encoding caspase family protein; the encoded protein is MAVHAQDFALVVGLNHYPYYSDGKDLKGAIDDASKFADWLKDQHSGGGLPPANCKLVVSTNNPLTPDVGQIEQALLEIWRDATAIGGGRRFYLFFSGHGHSFDPAEEQLPDVALCLPLWSRELPNKSISANHLRGWVQRCMPFGEIVMFFDCCRSRMLKSRAQNTAGGCAVARPGFDNIKILSIFAAEHEQKAFESPQSDDVDARGYFTTALLAGLKGAAAPTGGDITHLALWDYLKAEVPRLAKQDGRQQEPRLGLQLPADELLFGTHLPSVPVGGEVAAPANFEIRFNEWRAGTVRLLDTDGNVVRQDVVSSGPWPVTVRYELHLLEDIQTGETMSFNFRPGMEGKHVTF
- a CDS encoding ParB N-terminal domain-containing protein gives rise to the protein MVGVQQHLPIFDVELDRNNPRIRRFVEGFEGELTDDNIQLALDIGGDDGDSGKGVTSADKLRNSILANRGIMQPIIVCRNEAGRYLCIEGNTRLFIYRQFHENGVAGDWSTIPAIVHETLAGDGIDAIRLQAHLVGPRAWDAYSKAKYQWELHFKHLMPLDRLVDLCGGDRRDVQKSINAYADMENHFRKLHQPGEFYNTQRYSGFVELQNTKVKTAIFRAGFSLDDFASWLKEKKIDGLIAIRQLPLVLGDKNARAIFLKKDIKAALDAIERPDIGADLRAASLSQLARAITEKAEKIPFIEIQRLRQNPDDDVVRYVLDALDALQNLAGEFQQRRDDVG